One Paenibacillus sp. FSL H7-0737 DNA segment encodes these proteins:
- a CDS encoding ribosomal maturation YjgA family protein — MRVNALKERVIYGCICLIVIVLGLCSRAFSEQLPLFVTRHFGDALWGSMVYFMFRVLLVNRKLWIAFMWSLMFSFGIEFSQLYQAEWINSIRATILGGLILGKGFLWIDLVRYTVGITLSYGLDQYFRPKLHRIDK; from the coding sequence ATGAGAGTCAATGCTTTAAAAGAAAGAGTTATTTATGGATGCATCTGCTTAATTGTTATTGTACTGGGGTTATGCTCTAGAGCATTCTCGGAACAGCTACCTTTGTTTGTAACGAGACATTTTGGAGATGCGCTTTGGGGCAGCATGGTTTACTTTATGTTTCGTGTACTGCTAGTGAACCGGAAGCTGTGGATCGCTTTTATGTGGAGCCTGATGTTTAGTTTCGGCATAGAATTTAGCCAACTGTATCAAGCAGAGTGGATCAACAGCATCCGTGCTACCATACTCGGTGGGTTGATTCTCGGAAAGGGATTCCTATGGATTGACCTTGTTCGATATACCGTTGGAATTACGCTTTCTTACGGACTGGATCAATACTTTCGCCCAAAACTGCACCGAATAGATAAATAG
- a CDS encoding MazG nucleotide pyrophosphohydrolase domain-containing protein yields the protein MEINEVQKWIKSYYGQRGWTDYGPFIRVGFLMEETGEVARAVRSYEIGRDRPDESTPPPEQLKQDLIEEIGDVLGNIALLADLYGITLEEAFTAHKEKLVKRFNS from the coding sequence ATGGAGATCAATGAAGTGCAGAAATGGATTAAAAGTTATTATGGACAAAGAGGCTGGACCGATTATGGTCCTTTTATACGGGTTGGATTTCTTATGGAAGAGACAGGTGAGGTTGCACGGGCAGTACGATCCTATGAAATCGGAAGAGATCGCCCAGATGAATCTACCCCTCCACCAGAGCAACTGAAACAAGACTTGATTGAGGAAATTGGTGATGTGCTAGGCAATATAGCCTTGTTAGCCGATTTGTATGGTATCACTTTAGAAGAGGCATTTACTGCACATAAGGAAAAATTAGTTAAACGCTTTAATTCCTAA
- a CDS encoding lipid II flippase Amj family protein, which produces MVNSLIVVCLLTMIIHTAETLSYSVRYAGVKLNKIAIALSLTGIIVLVSRTANMIQAPLTAKFVDYAKIHSDFPLLNYLRIILLASSLGTLIAIAIFPTFVGLFGRIISKLEIEGSIPKLLTSVTIGQLKNTRKYIRKPKVNLYNFRYLGIPKRFIVMNVFVTAFYTVGVISSLYAAHLMPQYSTTASQASGLINGMATILLTIFIDPQLGLITHKATENVEYRDQLGKIYVVLMGSRFIGTIFAQLLIVPAAQLISMLVKLI; this is translated from the coding sequence ATGGTAAATAGCTTGATTGTAGTATGCTTGCTTACAATGATTATTCATACAGCAGAAACCTTATCTTATTCGGTAAGATACGCCGGGGTGAAGCTGAACAAGATAGCTATTGCTTTGTCTCTGACAGGCATTATTGTTCTCGTGTCAAGAACTGCAAACATGATTCAAGCTCCACTGACGGCTAAATTCGTAGATTATGCCAAAATACATTCTGATTTCCCACTTCTTAATTACTTGAGAATTATATTGTTAGCTTCTTCATTAGGGACATTAATTGCCATTGCTATATTCCCTACTTTTGTAGGCTTGTTTGGGAGAATCATCTCAAAGCTTGAAATCGAAGGTTCTATTCCCAAGCTGCTTACGAGCGTAACGATCGGGCAGTTAAAAAATACTAGAAAATACATAAGAAAACCAAAAGTGAATCTATATAACTTCAGATACCTGGGGATTCCTAAACGTTTTATTGTTATGAATGTTTTTGTTACAGCCTTTTACACCGTAGGGGTCATATCATCTTTGTATGCTGCTCATCTAATGCCTCAATATAGCACGACTGCTTCTCAAGCCTCAGGATTGATTAACGGAATGGCGACTATACTGCTGACCATATTTATCGACCCACAGCTTGGTCTTATTACCCATAAAGCCACTGAAAATGTAGAATACCGTGATCAGCTAGGAAAAATATATGTGGTATTGATGGGTTCGCGATTTATAGGTACTATATTTGCTCAGCTCCTAATTGTGCCTGCAGCCCAACTAATTAGTATGTTAGTGAAGCTGATATGA
- a CDS encoding DUF4265 domain-containing protein, with protein MLDSSGLHICFDPAGREIEILDVTPVGKDKYRIEETPIFNPSVTMGDIIRVKEELGIYYYQETVQKSHFKRYAWLLSKEAVDSAAISAFKQRITENDGKCEQIFGGLLVIHIPKNTLMDVDGEMNRIIERF; from the coding sequence ATGCTAGATTCGTCAGGACTACATATTTGCTTCGATCCAGCAGGCCGTGAAATAGAAATCCTTGATGTTACTCCAGTCGGTAAAGATAAATACCGCATCGAAGAGACGCCGATCTTTAATCCAAGTGTTACAATGGGTGATATTATACGGGTGAAAGAAGAGCTAGGGATCTATTACTATCAGGAAACTGTACAGAAATCTCATTTCAAAAGGTACGCTTGGCTCCTCAGTAAAGAGGCTGTTGATTCAGCAGCCATTTCTGCTTTTAAACAACGGATTACAGAGAATGATGGGAAATGTGAACAGATCTTTGGCGGTTTGTTGGTCATTCATATACCTAAGAATACTTTGATGGACGTAGATGGGGAAATGAATCGCATTATTGAGCGGTTTTAG
- a CDS encoding SDR family oxidoreductase yields MNSHLDRMHDRVALITGTSSGFGLLTALKLAGQGFKVVATMRDLSRKGELEQQAEQAGLLKQLHFMTMDVTDSDSIQATITSVHETFGRIDVLVNNAGFAIGGFIEEISMEEWRQQMETNFFGLVAVTKAVLPVMREQKSGTIINVGSISGLSGFPGYAPYAASKFAVEGFSESLRHEMSPYGIRVVLIEPGSFRTPIWGKGMAQIRQVEDSPYRDRLDAVLRYSKHTAETAPDPKQVADLIGRITEMKSPRLRYPIGKGTRILILGKTLLPWKWLERIIAKELR; encoded by the coding sequence ATGAATTCACATCTAGATCGAATGCATGATCGAGTGGCCTTAATAACCGGAACCTCTAGTGGATTTGGACTGCTCACAGCCCTTAAACTAGCAGGACAGGGATTCAAAGTTGTAGCAACCATGCGCGATTTGAGTCGTAAAGGCGAGCTTGAACAGCAGGCAGAGCAAGCAGGACTCTTGAAGCAGCTTCATTTTATGACCATGGATGTTACCGATAGTGATTCTATACAGGCGACTATAACCTCAGTACATGAAACATTCGGAAGAATTGATGTTTTGGTAAATAATGCAGGCTTTGCTATAGGCGGCTTCATAGAAGAGATATCCATGGAAGAATGGCGTCAGCAAATGGAGACGAATTTTTTCGGATTAGTCGCGGTCACAAAAGCTGTGCTGCCAGTTATGCGAGAACAGAAAAGTGGTACGATTATTAACGTGGGGAGTATAAGCGGGTTGTCCGGGTTTCCGGGGTATGCTCCATATGCAGCTTCCAAATTTGCAGTAGAAGGATTCAGTGAAAGTCTGCGTCATGAAATGTCTCCTTATGGAATACGTGTAGTATTAATTGAACCTGGCTCCTTCCGTACTCCGATTTGGGGAAAAGGAATGGCACAAATTCGTCAAGTCGAGGATTCTCCTTATAGAGACCGTCTGGACGCTGTGCTACGATATTCCAAGCATACCGCTGAAACTGCACCTGATCCAAAGCAAGTGGCAGATCTCATCGGTCGTATTACTGAAATGAAGTCACCGAGGCTTCGGTATCCTATCGGCAAAGGCACCCGGATCTTGATCTTAGGCAAAACGCTGCTCCCGTGGAAATGGCTGGAGAGAATTATTGCGAAAGAATTGAGGTGA
- a CDS encoding ABC transporter ATP-binding protein, which yields MSSIFEIQRLAKLNWKSSEQALKYLFSDISAEISESDRIALIGASGQGKSTLLRIMALLDAPDEGDMLIKGTSFKNMDSRLWRMKIGFVAQQAVMLPGSVEDNLRTVSKLHDRPYDHKLVQRLLEQLGLEQLDLSKKAADCSGGEKQRISLIRSLLVRPNVLLLDEITASLDIDSTQRVEDLLEQWHKEEGTSMIWVTHDLKQASRISTTTWFMGNGKLEQHLSESFFAESAEDLAKRFIRPLEGASFL from the coding sequence TTGAGCAGTATTTTTGAAATTCAAAGACTTGCAAAATTGAACTGGAAAAGCAGCGAACAAGCTTTGAAATATCTATTCTCTGACATCTCCGCTGAAATATCTGAATCGGACCGAATCGCTCTGATCGGTGCCTCGGGTCAAGGTAAAAGCACACTACTTAGGATAATGGCTCTGCTGGATGCTCCAGATGAAGGGGATATGCTTATCAAGGGCACTTCATTCAAAAATATGGATTCAAGGCTGTGGAGAATGAAAATCGGGTTTGTGGCTCAACAAGCGGTTATGTTGCCTGGCAGTGTGGAGGATAACCTAAGAACCGTCAGCAAGCTGCATGACAGACCATATGACCATAAATTAGTGCAGCGGCTATTGGAACAACTAGGGCTGGAACAATTGGATTTGAGTAAAAAAGCAGCAGATTGCTCTGGCGGTGAAAAGCAGCGGATATCCCTGATTCGGTCATTACTTGTGCGACCTAATGTTCTACTGCTCGATGAAATCACTGCATCACTAGACATTGACAGCACTCAAAGGGTAGAGGATCTACTAGAACAGTGGCATAAAGAAGAAGGGACTTCAATGATTTGGGTGACCCATGACCTTAAGCAGGCTAGCCGAATAAGCACTACTACATGGTTTATGGGGAATGGTAAGCTGGAACAACACTTGAGTGAATCTTTTTTTGCTGAATCTGCGGAAGACTTGGCAAAGAGATTTATTCGACCGTTAGAAGGAGCGTCATTCTTATGA
- a CDS encoding GTP pyrophosphokinase, producing MTPENQIEQFKKLKHEITRFMLIYKFALDEMETKIEILKQEFQSLHDYSPIEHTKSRIKSPESIMNKMLRKNGELSLDSVRNCIKDIAGLRITCSFISDIYHVSEMLQKQDDLTVLEVKDYIKNPKPNGYQSLHLLIQVPVFMSDRQELVCVEVQIRTIAMDFWASLEHKIFYKYNKSVPESMTRELKNAADAAHALDLQMERLHRDIKEIKDDDEDDDLSSFEELRRIVIHNQQFTLPANFIKLLGDK from the coding sequence ATGACCCCCGAGAATCAAATCGAACAATTTAAGAAGCTTAAGCACGAGATCACCCGGTTTATGTTGATTTATAAATTTGCGCTTGATGAGATGGAGACGAAGATTGAGATCCTCAAACAGGAGTTTCAGTCTCTTCACGATTACAGTCCTATTGAACATACCAAATCGAGAATCAAGTCTCCCGAGAGTATTATGAACAAAATGCTCCGCAAAAATGGAGAATTATCTCTAGATTCTGTGAGAAATTGTATTAAAGACATTGCAGGTCTACGAATTACCTGTTCTTTTATCTCAGATATTTATCATGTTAGTGAAATGCTTCAGAAGCAGGACGACTTAACGGTTCTTGAAGTGAAGGATTATATTAAGAATCCCAAGCCTAACGGCTATCAAAGTTTGCATTTGCTGATTCAGGTACCTGTATTTATGTCAGATCGTCAGGAGTTAGTGTGCGTTGAGGTACAAATTCGTACCATTGCTATGGATTTCTGGGCAAGTCTCGAACATAAAATTTTCTATAAATATAATAAGTCAGTACCAGAGAGTATGACGCGTGAATTGAAAAATGCAGCGGATGCCGCTCATGCACTTGATCTGCAAATGGAGCGACTGCATCGGGACATTAAGGAAATCAAAGACGACGATGAAGATGATGATCTTAGTTCCTTTGAGGAGCTTCGCCGTATAGTGATTCACAATCAGCAATTCACACTTCCAGCTAACTTTATTAAGCTGCTTGGAGACAAATAA
- a CDS encoding alpha/beta fold hydrolase, with amino-acid sequence MSEKIFKVNGIDICSDSFGDPSNPAILLIMGATCSMVYWDEEFCQRLADTGRYVIRYDNRDVGRSVVYEPGSSNYTVIDMADDAAGLLDAYNIEQANIVGMSLGGMIAQVLAIRHPQKVLTLTLVASSIFESDDNDRNLPPMDERILAFHANGASLDWSDEEAVADYLVSGSSILCGSKHKFDEKRAYKQVRMEIKRANNLLSMFNHSLLTGVDDYEGKAKNIIVSTLVIHGTEDSVLPLEHGLALADEIPNASLLTLEGTGHEVHPDDWETIINAISNHTFGSNS; translated from the coding sequence ATGAGCGAAAAGATATTTAAAGTAAACGGAATTGATATATGTTCGGATAGTTTTGGAGACCCTAGCAATCCTGCAATATTACTAATTATGGGTGCCACTTGTTCAATGGTTTATTGGGATGAGGAGTTTTGTCAACGATTAGCAGATACAGGACGATATGTTATAAGGTATGATAACCGGGATGTGGGACGTTCTGTTGTATATGAGCCTGGGAGTTCTAATTATACGGTAATTGATATGGCCGATGATGCTGCTGGGTTACTTGACGCTTATAATATAGAACAGGCAAATATCGTTGGGATGTCCTTAGGTGGAATGATTGCACAAGTCCTTGCTATACGTCATCCCCAAAAGGTTCTAACCTTAACATTGGTCGCATCTAGCATTTTTGAATCTGATGATAATGACCGGAACTTACCTCCAATGGATGAGAGGATCCTCGCTTTTCATGCAAATGGAGCTAGTCTGGATTGGTCAGATGAAGAAGCGGTCGCAGATTACTTGGTTTCCGGTTCCAGCATACTCTGTGGATCAAAACATAAATTCGATGAGAAAAGAGCGTATAAACAAGTTAGGATGGAAATAAAACGTGCAAACAACTTGCTCAGCATGTTTAATCATTCGCTTCTTACAGGAGTGGATGACTACGAGGGGAAGGCGAAAAATATCATAGTTTCTACCTTAGTTATCCACGGTACAGAAGATAGCGTACTTCCCTTGGAGCATGGTCTGGCGCTTGCCGATGAAATTCCTAATGCGTCGCTACTAACCCTAGAAGGAACGGGTCACGAAGTTCACCCTGATGATTGGGAAACAATAATTAATGCTATTTCGAATCATACATTTGGCAGTAATAGTTAA
- a CDS encoding alpha/beta hydrolase — protein sequence MNKPLKIILISIGALATAIVLFLVTVFVANIFLNKSDQAKIKPYGQSVSVDGKNMNVLIQGKGEETVVLLPGYGTVAPGLDFKLLIDELSPFYKVVVIEPFGYGLSDRTEKERTTENIVSEIHEAVKQLNIDRYILMAHSISGMYSLNYVNKYPNEVSAFVGIDNSIATEDRIGVKIPTGKLKLLRESGLGRLLFKSSGNPYAELPFDDETKEQLRLLTLRNTYNYTNLNEVEHMSSNYKGALNSTFPKDLPLLLFVQGDDTLLKDWISLHEEQVKNSVQGKLVKLDAGHYLHHTKSKEIAENFKTFMKEIK from the coding sequence ATGAATAAACCGCTTAAAATTATACTTATTTCCATAGGGGCTTTAGCTACTGCAATAGTACTTTTTCTAGTGACTGTTTTTGTCGCTAATATTTTCCTCAATAAATCGGACCAAGCTAAAATAAAACCCTATGGTCAGTCTGTAAGCGTCGATGGTAAAAATATGAACGTTTTGATTCAAGGAAAGGGTGAAGAGACAGTCGTGCTCTTACCTGGTTATGGAACGGTGGCACCGGGACTTGATTTTAAGCTGTTAATAGATGAACTATCTCCATTTTACAAAGTTGTCGTGATTGAGCCTTTCGGTTATGGATTAAGTGATAGAACTGAAAAAGAGCGAACCACAGAAAACATTGTGAGTGAAATTCATGAAGCTGTAAAGCAGCTTAATATTGACCGTTATATTCTAATGGCACACTCTATTTCCGGTATGTACAGTTTGAATTATGTGAACAAATATCCAAACGAAGTGAGTGCATTTGTCGGGATTGATAATAGTATTGCAACGGAAGACAGGATAGGTGTTAAAATACCAACAGGAAAATTAAAACTACTTAGAGAATCAGGCTTGGGCAGATTGTTATTTAAATCAAGTGGAAATCCCTATGCTGAATTGCCGTTTGATGATGAAACTAAAGAACAATTGAGATTGCTTACGCTTAGAAACACTTATAATTACACTAACTTAAATGAAGTGGAACATATGTCTTCTAATTATAAAGGGGCTCTAAATTCAACTTTTCCAAAGGATCTCCCCCTTTTGCTCTTTGTTCAAGGGGATGATACTCTCTTAAAAGATTGGATATCATTGCATGAAGAGCAAGTCAAAAATTCCGTACAAGGAAAATTGGTAAAACTTGATGCAGGACATTATCTGCACCATACCAAATCAAAAGAAATCGCCGAAAATTTTAAGACATTTATGAAAGAAATAAAATAA
- a CDS encoding TIGR00730 family Rossman fold protein yields the protein MKSICVFAGSNLGVHEEYKVKAVELGNYMAMNDYRLIYGGSKIGLMGEVANAVLNGGGEVIGVMPRGLFNGEMVHRELTQLIEVDDMHGRKAKMGELADGFIALPGGFGTYEELFEVLCWSQIGIHKKPVGVLNIRNYFDPLMNLIQHSINEGFSNASHLSLLNIDQEPLELLKKLESYVPQALEQKWKQLN from the coding sequence TTGAAATCAATTTGTGTTTTTGCAGGATCGAATTTAGGGGTGCATGAGGAATATAAAGTCAAAGCTGTTGAACTTGGAAACTACATGGCTATGAACGATTATCGCTTAATTTACGGGGGGTCAAAAATTGGATTAATGGGTGAAGTCGCCAATGCTGTTTTGAACGGTGGAGGTGAGGTGATCGGAGTTATGCCTAGGGGATTGTTTAATGGAGAGATGGTACATAGAGAATTAACGCAGCTGATAGAAGTGGACGATATGCATGGACGTAAAGCAAAAATGGGAGAATTGGCGGATGGGTTTATTGCTTTACCCGGCGGTTTTGGAACGTATGAAGAGCTGTTTGAGGTTTTGTGCTGGTCACAAATCGGTATACATAAGAAACCGGTAGGGGTTTTAAATATCAGGAATTATTTTGATCCTCTGATGAATCTAATTCAACACAGCATTAACGAGGGATTTTCTAACGCTTCGCATCTTAGCTTGTTAAATATAGATCAAGAACCCTTGGAACTATTAAAAAAATTAGAAAGCTATGTCCCTCAAGCGTTGGAGCAAAAGTGGAAACAGCTTAACTAA
- the lepB gene encoding signal peptidase I: MLKFIKQYLPSVAIAVVLSLFVRTYVAEAMRVPTGSMIPTIEINDRLIVEKMLWMTTLDHGDIVVFTPPVAGDENKRYVKRLIGLPGDTIEIKDGALYRNGTEINEPYLNERMNYTFGPVTVPSDHYFFLGDNRNISYDAHLWATPFVAKDQLIGKVIADFSIPF, from the coding sequence ATGTTGAAATTTATCAAACAATATTTGCCTAGTGTTGCTATCGCAGTGGTCCTATCTTTGTTTGTAAGAACTTATGTTGCTGAAGCCATGAGGGTTCCTACTGGCTCTATGATTCCTACAATTGAAATTAATGACCGTCTAATCGTTGAAAAAATGTTATGGATGACGACACTCGATCATGGAGATATCGTCGTGTTTACGCCTCCGGTAGCAGGTGATGAGAATAAAAGATATGTAAAGCGGTTGATAGGGTTGCCAGGTGATACCATTGAAATTAAAGATGGGGCCCTTTACAGAAATGGAACGGAGATCAATGAACCCTATCTTAATGAGCGGATGAATTATACTTTTGGACCCGTTACGGTTCCGTCGGACCATTACTTTTTTCTCGGAGATAACCGGAATATAAGCTACGATGCTCATCTCTGGGCTACTCCTTTTGTAGCGAAGGATCAGTTGATTGGAAAAGTGATAGCGGACTTTAGTATTCCTTTTTAG
- a CDS encoding HD-GYP domain-containing protein, with protein MKAHVTDLKHGDCLMLDTFNSVGLHVLPKGTIVYQEEITLLMRHRIDYVDIEPRSIAMDNEGTNLEQSLNGNFDLAIQNYESIFLEALSKGSFTQSDVDLTLQPLLEKMDEHKDVVSLLLLLEREDVGTYNHSLQVGLLSFYIATWLGYTKEERYEISRAGYLHDIGKSQIDPSILNKTGILTPEETEELKRHTSYGYDIILKSMNDEKTALVALQHHEFEDGTGYPNMLRKADLHPYTLIVAVANAYVGMTSARVNQPKQGLITVLRKVHELGFGKLNGNAVQALIGHLLPNFVGKSVQLSNGEQGTIIMNNPLDIFKPLVKVDETTFRDLSKERNLTVEEVFI; from the coding sequence TTGAAAGCTCATGTCACGGATCTCAAACATGGCGATTGTCTTATGTTGGACACTTTTAATAGTGTTGGTTTACACGTGCTCCCAAAAGGGACAATTGTTTACCAAGAAGAAATCACCCTCCTGATGAGACATCGTATCGATTATGTCGATATTGAACCTCGCAGCATTGCGATGGATAATGAGGGAACGAATCTGGAGCAAAGCTTAAATGGAAACTTTGATCTAGCAATCCAAAACTATGAATCTATTTTTCTAGAAGCACTCAGCAAGGGCAGTTTCACGCAGTCAGATGTTGATCTTACGTTGCAGCCCTTGCTGGAAAAAATGGATGAACATAAGGATGTAGTTTCCTTATTGCTGTTGCTTGAACGAGAAGACGTTGGTACATACAATCATTCATTACAGGTGGGACTGCTATCATTTTACATAGCGACTTGGTTAGGTTATACCAAAGAAGAACGCTACGAGATTAGCCGGGCAGGGTATTTACACGACATAGGAAAAAGTCAGATCGACCCATCTATCTTAAATAAGACGGGGATCTTAACCCCTGAGGAAACTGAAGAACTAAAGCGTCACACTTCGTATGGATACGATATTATTCTTAAATCTATGAATGACGAGAAGACCGCTCTGGTGGCGCTTCAGCATCATGAATTCGAGGATGGGACTGGTTATCCTAATATGCTTCGTAAGGCGGACCTGCACCCGTATACACTGATTGTGGCTGTTGCTAATGCCTATGTTGGGATGACCTCTGCAAGAGTGAATCAACCCAAACAAGGGCTGATTACCGTTCTGCGCAAGGTGCATGAGCTGGGCTTTGGCAAGCTGAATGGAAATGCGGTACAAGCTTTGATTGGACATTTACTGCCGAACTTCGTAGGTAAAAGTGTTCAGCTTAGCAACGGAGAGCAAGGTACGATTATTATGAACAACCCTTTGGATATTTTTAAACCGTTAGTGAAAGTAGATGAAACTACGTTTAGGGATTTATCCAAGGAGCGAAATTTGACCGTTGAGGAAGTATTTATTTAA
- a CDS encoding histidine phosphatase family protein — protein sequence MKTFIYMIRHAVSPFVLGDERERGLSDKGHEDAYRIKELLAEEEITHFVSSPYRRAIDTIKYLAEASDQEIELYEELRERAIANVEIEISEQEFLQGIQTSFTDLQYKMPNGESTQEAQERAIPIMKQLIQQNKGGKIALGTHGNIMTIILNYFNKEYGYEFFEQTSKPDIYRLEFDELELTSVERMWNPEVLSK from the coding sequence ATGAAGACTTTTATTTATATGATTAGGCACGCAGTATCACCTTTTGTGCTTGGGGATGAGAGAGAACGAGGATTATCTGATAAAGGGCATGAGGACGCATATAGAATTAAAGAACTGTTGGCGGAGGAAGAGATCACACATTTTGTTTCTAGTCCTTATAGACGAGCCATAGATACGATTAAGTATTTGGCTGAGGCATCGGATCAAGAAATTGAGCTGTATGAGGAACTTAGAGAAAGAGCCATCGCAAACGTTGAAATCGAGATCAGTGAACAAGAATTTCTTCAGGGTATCCAGACATCATTCACAGACTTACAATATAAAATGCCAAATGGTGAGAGTACTCAGGAAGCGCAAGAGCGTGCGATCCCCATCATGAAGCAATTGATCCAGCAAAATAAAGGCGGCAAAATAGCACTAGGTACCCACGGGAATATCATGACCATTATCCTGAATTACTTCAATAAAGAGTATGGTTATGAGTTCTTTGAACAGACTTCGAAACCAGATATTTATAGGCTGGAATTTGATGAATTAGAGCTTACTAGTGTGGAACGAATGTGGAACCCCGAAGTACTGAGCAAATGA
- a CDS encoding glycoside hydrolase family 9 protein has product MSERRLRTITVNQIGYPVGGEKIAVFTGAGHDFQVVDVDHGNVVFEGQTGTPRFDEASGVTVQTGDFSEVHAVGRYRIEQGVGIASASFIISDKPYHELQQGLLKAFYYYRCGVELTEEYAGDWKHKACHTAEGIVYGETERRLDCSGGWHDAGDYGKYSGPGAKAIADLLLAYELYPSAFVSAIPIPESGGITPDILLECKVELDWLFKMQDYRTGGVYHKLTTLSFPDLDVMPEADTADLYFSPVSATATGDFAGVMAMAARIYVPFDSAYAKKCLDAATLAWEWLVQHPDAPGFINPPEISTGEYGDGNDKDERYWAAAELYRTTGKEEYHQAVLQLVQLSFSKYSLGWADMGGYGTLAYLLNGEDLADRALYASLREGLLAEAGRLSEHSSEDGYRISLKEEDYIWGSNMLVMNNAMLLLVAEYFSGDSSFADCALDHLHYLMGRNVLDISYVTGFGDHPVMYPHHRPSVGDHVVDPVPGLVSGGPDRGLHDEYVVEHLQGKPAAQCFADHELSYSTNEVTIYWNSPAVFVTARFNQ; this is encoded by the coding sequence ATGAGTGAGCGTAGACTCCGAACCATTACTGTAAATCAAATCGGATATCCGGTGGGTGGAGAAAAGATTGCAGTGTTTACTGGTGCTGGACATGACTTTCAGGTTGTTGATGTTGATCATGGAAATGTTGTATTCGAAGGGCAGACAGGTACTCCCAGATTTGATGAGGCAAGCGGAGTAACTGTACAAACAGGTGACTTTTCTGAGGTTCATGCAGTGGGCAGATACCGGATTGAGCAAGGTGTGGGGATAGCTTCGGCATCATTTATAATCTCAGATAAACCTTATCACGAGCTTCAACAGGGCTTGTTGAAGGCCTTTTATTATTATCGTTGCGGGGTTGAGTTGACTGAAGAGTATGCTGGAGATTGGAAGCATAAGGCATGTCATACAGCAGAGGGAATTGTATATGGTGAAACGGAGCGTCGGCTAGATTGTTCTGGAGGCTGGCATGATGCAGGTGATTATGGTAAATATAGTGGACCCGGAGCCAAGGCCATCGCTGATCTATTACTAGCTTATGAGTTATATCCATCTGCTTTTGTAAGCGCTATCCCGATTCCTGAAAGTGGGGGGATAACTCCAGATATATTGCTGGAATGCAAAGTGGAGCTGGATTGGTTATTCAAAATGCAAGACTATAGAACAGGTGGAGTGTATCATAAGCTGACTACGCTGAGCTTTCCAGATTTGGATGTGATGCCAGAGGCTGATACAGCAGATCTATATTTCTCACCGGTGTCAGCAACCGCCACTGGAGATTTTGCTGGAGTCATGGCCATGGCAGCGCGGATATATGTGCCCTTTGACTCAGCCTATGCGAAGAAATGTCTGGATGCCGCAACACTAGCTTGGGAATGGCTTGTTCAACACCCAGATGCGCCAGGGTTTATAAATCCGCCAGAAATTAGCACCGGTGAATATGGAGATGGGAACGACAAGGATGAGCGGTATTGGGCAGCTGCGGAGCTCTATCGTACGACGGGGAAAGAAGAATACCATCAAGCTGTTCTGCAACTGGTGCAGTTGTCTTTTTCAAAATACAGTCTAGGCTGGGCAGATATGGGGGGCTACGGCACACTTGCATATCTATTAAATGGTGAAGATCTAGCAGACCGTGCTTTGTATGCTTCCTTAAGAGAAGGACTTCTAGCTGAAGCTGGACGTTTATCTGAACATAGTAGTGAGGATGGTTATAGGATCTCCTTAAAAGAGGAAGACTATATTTGGGGTAGCAATATGCTAGTAATGAACAATGCTATGCTGCTGCTAGTGGCTGAATATTTTAGTGGAGATTCGAGCTTTGCAGACTGTGCGCTAGATCATTTGCACTATCTGATGGGTCGTAACGTACTGGATATCAGTTATGTTACCGGATTTGGCGATCATCCAGTGATGTATCCGCATCATCGTCCATCTGTTGGTGACCATGTGGTTGATCCTGTGCCGGGTCTTGTATCTGGGGGGCCAGATCGTGGGCTTCATGATGAATATGTAGTAGAACATTTACAAGGAAAACCAGCCGCTCAGTGCTTTGCCGATCATGAACTTAGTTATTCTACGAATGAGGTAACGATCTACTGGAATTCACCTGCGGTGTTCGTTACAGCTCGGTTTAATCAATAA